The Spirochaetota bacterium DNA segment GCAATTACATTTGATAGCGTATAGCTGGTTGAATCGCCCTGTTTATCTTTTACAATTAATTTTTTGAGTAAAAAATTGGCATCTGTTATAATGACGATTTCAGGATATGCTTTTTCAAAGTTTCGTAATTTAATAGTATATCCGTTTGGTCCCTGTGCCGCAAGCAGAGCATTGTACCCTGTCACAATCGCAGCGATGCCGCCGGGATAACCTTCGCCAACATCCTGAACGCCACAAATGTTGGATGATTTATCGTATACCCACAGCTTTTTCCCATTGGTGACAATTGTTTTGCCACCAGGAGCAGTGAGGTTTACATACAGCTTGTCGGGCGCT contains these protein-coding regions:
- a CDS encoding outer-membrane lipoprotein carrier protein LolA, with translation MKKAAITVLAVLIMIVYAYALTGEEAVARFQQKMRSISTLSGTISWTTSNGFTYTGTFKYKAPDKLYVNLTAPGGKTIVTNGKKLWVYDKSSNICGVQDVGEGYPGGIAAIVTGYNALLAAQGPNGYTIKLRNFEKAYPEIVIITDANFLLKKLIVKDKQGDSTSYTLSNVIAGENIPAGYFDFKPPTSAQSVKNPLNIQ